The following proteins come from a genomic window of Chaetodon auriga isolate fChaAug3 chromosome 16, fChaAug3.hap1, whole genome shotgun sequence:
- the mrtfbb gene encoding myocardin-related transcription factor B isoform X2: protein MGLQTWPPSTPPLSSMACLDVETPSICRVLQLCLQQRRTREQLVDQGIMPPLKTPAAFHEQIRSLERARTGNFLKHKLCSRPDRSELVRMHILQETQAEASLQATQMRLKRARLADDLNEKIAQRPGPMELVEKNILPVDSAVEEVVHGDKANYSKLPDIYNFDEDSSDALSPQQPASQQSPSSTSASPRESGGTEATSTSSNLDSPIQHSSPPNSQSTSDLVSLVSTSQQQSNQQPQPITAAVPSVTPGPVLVKQSLPKLPGDKSRSKRSKEPKPRVKKLKYHQYIPPDQKQELNEAPMDSAYARLLEQQQQFLQLQILSQQQYNYQPATIKPTTEVQTSCSTVVLSGNTVSTAVLPRHAQTNRKPDHLPANLDEMKVAELKMELKLRSLPVSGTKTDLIERLKLYQENSNIQTAAANETTAVTAASQPENTKLTPPVSPIASKVSSLGIEDNSMADSPTKLSDALSPTHCVNSPQRAPQEESPTETRSYDKDSEKDKRLHEKERQIEELMRKLEQEQRLVEELKMQLEVEKRSQQGDSPPQLSPLAPIQVKEENRTPSASCSSPGLPVLIKQEEVADQSHLTPQNQFIISHQTMKQPEALQPGAQILLPASLPATAVTIQLPANSIKLHTTVSSTTPGLIQTSGQVPQKTEASAALQQQCSTQPLTKTWRMDTTAQSLLNTFPASGCPAGASSCEGGPKGPANESPRTSRPTFLHQPKFTNHASKCKDPPRYEDAVKQTRSMLTAVQGPTAASQQMDDLFDVLIESGEISPFVRQDPPNQDKPLPVTASVTTLPINTVISRPPPVVQVALLPAAPLTSSNNLAALTPDTQLETLLDGTLGTHSEPQTLKLMEELHSPMVTMEVDFIENTPPSALNLHSTNMDNMDWLDLTLSVPAEGVNPLDMSTPVGVFSSDFLDSHELHLNWD, encoded by the exons ATGGGACTCCAGACCTGGCCGCCAAGCACACCACCACTGTCCTCCATGGCCTGCCTTGATGTGGAGACCCCTTCCATCTGCAGGG tcctccagctctgtctgcagcagaggagaactCGAGAGCAGCTTGTGGATCAAGGCATCATGCCAC ctctgaaaacacctgcagcctTTCATGAGCAGATTCGCAGCCTGGAGAGAGCCAGG ACTGGAAACTTCTTAAAGCACAAACTCTGCAGCAGACCGGACCGCTCCGAGCTGGTCCGTATGCACATCCTACAAG AGACACAGGCTGAAGCTTCCCTGCAGGCCACACAGATGAGGCTGAAGAGGGCCAGACTGGCTGATGATCTCAATGAGAAGATCGCCCAGCGGCCTGGGCCcatggagctggtggagaagaACATCCTGCCTGTTGACTCTGCTGTCGAAGAGGTCGTCCATG GCGACAAAGCAAACTACTCTAAGCTGCCAGATATTTACAACTTTGATGAGGACAGCAGTGATGCCTTGTCACCACAACAACCTGCCAGCCAACAGTCTCCCAGCTCCACCTCCGCCTCTCCAAGGGAGTCTGGAGGGACTGAGGCCACTTCTACTTCCTCTAATTTAGACTCTCCCATACAG CACTCCTCACCACCTAACTCACAGTCCACATCAGATTTAGTCAGCTTGGTCTCCACTAGTCAGCAACAAAGCAACCAACAACCTCAGCCAATCACCGCTGCTGTCCCCAGTGTCACACCGGGGCCAGTTCTTGTGAAG CAAAGCCTGCCCAAGCTCCCCGGCGATAAAAGCCGCAGCAAAAGGAGCAAAGAGCCCAAACCACGGGTGAAAAAGTTAAAGTACCATCAGTACATCCCCCCGGACCAGAAGCAGGAGCTCAATGAAGCGCCGATGGACTCAGCTTATGCCCGCctcctggagcagcagcagcagttcctgCAGCTCCAGATCTTAAGCCAGCAGCAGTACAACTACCAGCCTGCCACAATCAA accaacaactgAGGTACAAACTAGCTGTTCCACTGTTGTTCTTAGTGGAAACACTGTGTCTACCGCTGTGCTGCCCCGGCACGCTCAGACAAACCGCAAGCCAGATCATTTACCAGCTAATCTGGATGAGATGAAG GTTGCTGAGCTGAAAATGGAACTAAAGCTCAGATCTTTGCCTGTTTCTGGGACTAAGACAGACCTGATAGAGAGGCTAAAGTTGTATCAGGAGAACTCTAACATTCAGACTGCTGCTGCCAATGAGACAACAGCCgtcacagctgcttcacagcctgaaaacacaaagttaacCCCGCCGGTGTCCCCTATAGCCTCTAAGGTGTCCAGTCTGGGCATAGAGGACAATAGTATGGCAGACAGCCCCACCAAGCTCTCAGATGCTCTGTCTCCTACTCACTGTGTGAACTCCCCACAGAGAGCTCCACAGGAGGAGTCCCCCACAGAAACAAGGTCCTATGACAAGGACTCTGAGAAGGACAAACGTCTCCACGAGAAGGAGCGTCAGATCGAGGAGCTGATGAGgaagctggagcaggagcagaggctggtggaggagctgaagatgcagctggaggtggagaagaggagtcAGCAAGGAGATTCTCCACCTCAGCTCAGCCCTCTCGCGCCCATCCAGgtcaaagaggaaaacaggaccCCTTCAGCGTCCTGCAGCTCGCCTGGTCTGCCAGTGTTGATCAAACAAGAGGAGGTGGCAGATCAGAGCCACTTAACTCCTCAAAATCAGTTCATCATCAGCCATCAGACTATGAAGCAGCCTGAAGCCCTGCAGCCTGGAGCCCAGATCCTCCTGCCCGCATCCCTTCCTGCCACAGCAGTCACTATCCAGCTCCCTGCCAACAGCATCAAATTACACACTACTGTTAGCAGCACAACCCCAGGCCTCATCCAGACCTCTGGACAGGtgccacagaaaacagaggcCTCAGCAGCATTACAACAGCAATGCAGCACTCAGCCACTGACAAAG ACTTGGAGGATGGATACGACGGCACAAAGCTTACTCAACACATTCCCAGCGAGTGGATGTCCTGCGGGAGCCTCCTCTTGTGAAGGTGGTCCTAAAGGACCGGCTAATGAG TCTCCGCGTACCAGCCGGCCAACTTTCTTGCATCAGCCAAAATTCACAAATCATGCGTCAAAGTGTAAAGACCCACCCCGCTATGAGGATGCAGTTAAACAGACACGGAGCATGCTAACAGCTGTTCAG ggtCCCACTGCAGCTAGCCAGCAGATGGATGATCTGTTTGATGTGTTAATCGAGAGTGGTG AGATCTCCCCCTTCGTCAGACAGGATCCTCCCAACCAGGATAAGCCTCTCCCTGTGACAGCCAGCGTAACCACTCTTCCGATCAACACGGTTATATCCCGCCCTCCACCGGTGGTCCAAGTGGcgctgctgcctgctgcaccGCTCACCTCCTCGAACAATTTGGCAGCCCTGACCCCTGACACCCAGCTGGAAACCCTCCTGGATGGCACGCTGGGCACTCACTCAGAGCCACAAACACTTAAGCTGATGGAGGAGCTACACTCACCTATGGTTACCATGGAGGTGGACTTCATTGAAAACACACCACCCTCTGCTCTGAACCTGCACAGCACCAACATGGACAATATGGATTGGCTGGACCTTACCCTGTCTGTGCCAGCAGAGGGGGTCAACCCTTTGGACATGTCAACACCAGTGGGCGTTTTCTCTTCTGACTTCCTGGACTCACATGAACTGCACTTGAACTGGGACTGA
- the mrtfbb gene encoding myocardin-related transcription factor B isoform X1: MGLQTWPPSTPPLSSMACLDVETPSICRGKFKSVLQLCLQQRRTREQLVDQGIMPPLKTPAAFHEQIRSLERARTGNFLKHKLCSRPDRSELVRMHILQETQAEASLQATQMRLKRARLADDLNEKIAQRPGPMELVEKNILPVDSAVEEVVHGDKANYSKLPDIYNFDEDSSDALSPQQPASQQSPSSTSASPRESGGTEATSTSSNLDSPIQHSSPPNSQSTSDLVSLVSTSQQQSNQQPQPITAAVPSVTPGPVLVKQSLPKLPGDKSRSKRSKEPKPRVKKLKYHQYIPPDQKQELNEAPMDSAYARLLEQQQQFLQLQILSQQQYNYQPATIKPTTEVQTSCSTVVLSGNTVSTAVLPRHAQTNRKPDHLPANLDEMKVAELKMELKLRSLPVSGTKTDLIERLKLYQENSNIQTAAANETTAVTAASQPENTKLTPPVSPIASKVSSLGIEDNSMADSPTKLSDALSPTHCVNSPQRAPQEESPTETRSYDKDSEKDKRLHEKERQIEELMRKLEQEQRLVEELKMQLEVEKRSQQGDSPPQLSPLAPIQVKEENRTPSASCSSPGLPVLIKQEEVADQSHLTPQNQFIISHQTMKQPEALQPGAQILLPASLPATAVTIQLPANSIKLHTTVSSTTPGLIQTSGQVPQKTEASAALQQQCSTQPLTKTWRMDTTAQSLLNTFPASGCPAGASSCEGGPKGPANESPRTSRPTFLHQPKFTNHASKCKDPPRYEDAVKQTRSMLTAVQGPTAASQQMDDLFDVLIESGEISPFVRQDPPNQDKPLPVTASVTTLPINTVISRPPPVVQVALLPAAPLTSSNNLAALTPDTQLETLLDGTLGTHSEPQTLKLMEELHSPMVTMEVDFIENTPPSALNLHSTNMDNMDWLDLTLSVPAEGVNPLDMSTPVGVFSSDFLDSHELHLNWD, translated from the exons ATGGGACTCCAGACCTGGCCGCCAAGCACACCACCACTGTCCTCCATGGCCTGCCTTGATGTGGAGACCCCTTCCATCTGCAGGGGTAAATTCAAATCag tcctccagctctgtctgcagcagaggagaactCGAGAGCAGCTTGTGGATCAAGGCATCATGCCAC ctctgaaaacacctgcagcctTTCATGAGCAGATTCGCAGCCTGGAGAGAGCCAGG ACTGGAAACTTCTTAAAGCACAAACTCTGCAGCAGACCGGACCGCTCCGAGCTGGTCCGTATGCACATCCTACAAG AGACACAGGCTGAAGCTTCCCTGCAGGCCACACAGATGAGGCTGAAGAGGGCCAGACTGGCTGATGATCTCAATGAGAAGATCGCCCAGCGGCCTGGGCCcatggagctggtggagaagaACATCCTGCCTGTTGACTCTGCTGTCGAAGAGGTCGTCCATG GCGACAAAGCAAACTACTCTAAGCTGCCAGATATTTACAACTTTGATGAGGACAGCAGTGATGCCTTGTCACCACAACAACCTGCCAGCCAACAGTCTCCCAGCTCCACCTCCGCCTCTCCAAGGGAGTCTGGAGGGACTGAGGCCACTTCTACTTCCTCTAATTTAGACTCTCCCATACAG CACTCCTCACCACCTAACTCACAGTCCACATCAGATTTAGTCAGCTTGGTCTCCACTAGTCAGCAACAAAGCAACCAACAACCTCAGCCAATCACCGCTGCTGTCCCCAGTGTCACACCGGGGCCAGTTCTTGTGAAG CAAAGCCTGCCCAAGCTCCCCGGCGATAAAAGCCGCAGCAAAAGGAGCAAAGAGCCCAAACCACGGGTGAAAAAGTTAAAGTACCATCAGTACATCCCCCCGGACCAGAAGCAGGAGCTCAATGAAGCGCCGATGGACTCAGCTTATGCCCGCctcctggagcagcagcagcagttcctgCAGCTCCAGATCTTAAGCCAGCAGCAGTACAACTACCAGCCTGCCACAATCAA accaacaactgAGGTACAAACTAGCTGTTCCACTGTTGTTCTTAGTGGAAACACTGTGTCTACCGCTGTGCTGCCCCGGCACGCTCAGACAAACCGCAAGCCAGATCATTTACCAGCTAATCTGGATGAGATGAAG GTTGCTGAGCTGAAAATGGAACTAAAGCTCAGATCTTTGCCTGTTTCTGGGACTAAGACAGACCTGATAGAGAGGCTAAAGTTGTATCAGGAGAACTCTAACATTCAGACTGCTGCTGCCAATGAGACAACAGCCgtcacagctgcttcacagcctgaaaacacaaagttaacCCCGCCGGTGTCCCCTATAGCCTCTAAGGTGTCCAGTCTGGGCATAGAGGACAATAGTATGGCAGACAGCCCCACCAAGCTCTCAGATGCTCTGTCTCCTACTCACTGTGTGAACTCCCCACAGAGAGCTCCACAGGAGGAGTCCCCCACAGAAACAAGGTCCTATGACAAGGACTCTGAGAAGGACAAACGTCTCCACGAGAAGGAGCGTCAGATCGAGGAGCTGATGAGgaagctggagcaggagcagaggctggtggaggagctgaagatgcagctggaggtggagaagaggagtcAGCAAGGAGATTCTCCACCTCAGCTCAGCCCTCTCGCGCCCATCCAGgtcaaagaggaaaacaggaccCCTTCAGCGTCCTGCAGCTCGCCTGGTCTGCCAGTGTTGATCAAACAAGAGGAGGTGGCAGATCAGAGCCACTTAACTCCTCAAAATCAGTTCATCATCAGCCATCAGACTATGAAGCAGCCTGAAGCCCTGCAGCCTGGAGCCCAGATCCTCCTGCCCGCATCCCTTCCTGCCACAGCAGTCACTATCCAGCTCCCTGCCAACAGCATCAAATTACACACTACTGTTAGCAGCACAACCCCAGGCCTCATCCAGACCTCTGGACAGGtgccacagaaaacagaggcCTCAGCAGCATTACAACAGCAATGCAGCACTCAGCCACTGACAAAG ACTTGGAGGATGGATACGACGGCACAAAGCTTACTCAACACATTCCCAGCGAGTGGATGTCCTGCGGGAGCCTCCTCTTGTGAAGGTGGTCCTAAAGGACCGGCTAATGAG TCTCCGCGTACCAGCCGGCCAACTTTCTTGCATCAGCCAAAATTCACAAATCATGCGTCAAAGTGTAAAGACCCACCCCGCTATGAGGATGCAGTTAAACAGACACGGAGCATGCTAACAGCTGTTCAG ggtCCCACTGCAGCTAGCCAGCAGATGGATGATCTGTTTGATGTGTTAATCGAGAGTGGTG AGATCTCCCCCTTCGTCAGACAGGATCCTCCCAACCAGGATAAGCCTCTCCCTGTGACAGCCAGCGTAACCACTCTTCCGATCAACACGGTTATATCCCGCCCTCCACCGGTGGTCCAAGTGGcgctgctgcctgctgcaccGCTCACCTCCTCGAACAATTTGGCAGCCCTGACCCCTGACACCCAGCTGGAAACCCTCCTGGATGGCACGCTGGGCACTCACTCAGAGCCACAAACACTTAAGCTGATGGAGGAGCTACACTCACCTATGGTTACCATGGAGGTGGACTTCATTGAAAACACACCACCCTCTGCTCTGAACCTGCACAGCACCAACATGGACAATATGGATTGGCTGGACCTTACCCTGTCTGTGCCAGCAGAGGGGGTCAACCCTTTGGACATGTCAACACCAGTGGGCGTTTTCTCTTCTGACTTCCTGGACTCACATGAACTGCACTTGAACTGGGACTGA